In the genome of bacterium SCSIO 12827, the window TTTCAGGGAAAACATAGCAACGCCAAACGGATGTGTCGATTGCCTAAGCGGCCAAAGGGGCCTGAATTCCGGTGTTGGGGGCGGCCCAGAGCCTGGTCCGCGGCGTTCCCCCGCGAGGCGATGCTTGACAAGTCACAGCCCTACCTTTAACGAAGGCCGCTCACGCCGGGGAATTGCTCCGGCGGGTCAAGTTCCAAGCCGTTTTTTCGGCGATCCCGCGCCCTCCCCGATCGTTCTTCGGGGCCGAAGGCCGGGGCCCGTGCCCAGGTGGCGGAATTGGTAGACGCGCTGGCTTCAGGTGCCAGTTGCCGCAAGGCAGTGGAAGTTCGAGTCTTCTCCTGGGCACCATCTTTACCCCCGCAACGGGGGCGGCTTAAAGATTGATTGAATAATAAGGGCGGCAGTGTCATGGACGCGCCAAGTCAATCCGGAACTCCCGTCATTCATCTTCATCAAGGCGATTTGCCCGACGGTGTGACCTTCACCGGGTCGGTCGCCGTCGATTCCGAGACCCAGGGCCTGGACCTCAGCCGAGACCGGTTGTGCGTGGTGCAGCTTTCGGGCGGCGACGGGGTCTGCCATCTGGTGCAGATCGCGGCCGGGCAGCAGGCGGCGCCGAACCTGAAGGCGCTGATGGAAGACGTTTCGGTGATCAAGATCTTCCATTACGCCCGGTTCGACATCGCGGCCCTGAAACGCTGGCTCGCCATCGACTGCACGCCCGTCTATTGCACCAAGATCGCGTCCAAGCTGGTGCGCACCTATACCGACGGCCACGGCCTCAAGGACGTGGTTCGCGAACTGGTCGGCGTCGATCTGGACAAGCAGCAGCAATCCTCCGACTGGGCGCGCGCGACCCTCAGCCCGGCCCAGCAGGGCTATGCGGCCAATGACGTGCTCTATCTGCATCGGGTCAAGGCGGAACTCGACACCATGATCGCCCGTGAAGGGCGGCAACATCTGCTGCAGGCCTGCCTGGATTTCCTGCCCACGCGGGTCGATCTCGACCTTGCCGGCTGGGGTGCGGTCGACATCTTCCATCATTGATCTGCCCGCACCGTGCGGAGCGCCTCCGGTTGACGCTCGGGAATCGGCGGCGCATATTTAGGCAACGTATTTTTTGCGATTCGCCAGTATATTAGACATATTGGCATGAAGATTGCTGGCGCCCGAGGTCCCGCCTCCGGCGTGGCCTCGGCTGAAACCGATCGGCAACGGATAAGAACGGGATCATGAGCGCGGATCAAGCCAACACCCATGCGACCGCCGTCATTGGCGCAGACCCGGCAGGCGCCGATGATCTGGCCGTGGCGCGCCGCGTCCTGGCCATTGAAAGTGACGGGCTGAAGGCCCTGTCGGCGAGCCTGGGCGACGTCTTCGTGCGCGCCGTCGCGATCATGGCCGCCGCCCAAGGCCGCATCGTCGTCACCGGCATGGGCAAAAGCGGCCATGTCGGGCGCAAGATCGCGGCGACCCTGGCGTCCACGGGCACGCCGGCGATGTTCGTTCATCCGGCGGAGGCATCGCATGGCGATCTCGGCATGATCACATCGGCGGATGTCATCTTCGCGCTGTCCAATTCGGGCGAAACGGCGGAGCTTGCCGATCTGATCGCCTATGCCAAGCGCTTTGCCATTCCGCTTGTCGCGGTCACCGGCAAGGCGCAAAGCTCGCTCGCCGACAATGCCGATGCGGCCCTGATCTATCCCGATCCCCCGGAAGCCTGCCCCATGGGCCTGGCGCCGACGACCTCGACCACCGTGATGATGGGCCTGGGCGATGCGATTGCCATGGCGTTGCTGGAACGCAAGGGGTTCTCGTCCGGCGATTTCCACGCCCTGCATCCGGGCGGCAAGCTGGGCCGCCGCCTGATGAAGGTTTCCGACATCATGCACCAGGGCGACGAGTTGCCCCTGGTCGCCCCCGAAGTGCCGATGACCGAGGCCCTTTTGGTGATGACGGCCAAGCGGTTCGGCTGCCTGGGCGTGGTCGATGCAGGCGGGCGTCTGATGGGTGTCATCACCGATGGCGACCTGCGCCGCCACATGGCCGATAACGTGCTGGCGCGCAGTGCCGGCGACACGATGACGGCGGGCGGGGCCAGGATCGAGCCGGACCGTCTGGCGTCGGAGGCGCTCGGCATCATGAACGCCCGCGCGATCACCAACCTGTTCGTGGTCGAAAACGACCGTCCGGTCGGCATCCTGCATATTCACGACTGTCTTCGAGCGGGGATCGCGTGACCACGATGGCCATGGACTCCTATTCCGGGTTCGTCCAAGTCGCCAAGGTCATGTTGCCTGTTGCGGCGGTCGGGTTGATCGCTCTGGTTATTTTGTGGCCGCATCTGCGCACTGAGGATCTGCGGTTCCGCATCGGCTTCGCCGCCATTACCTCCAACGTCGACGGCGACCCCAATCTTCTCAATCCGCGCTATGTCGGCACCGACAACGACAACCAGCCCTATGCGGTGACCGCCGACATCGCCAAAAAACTTGATGGCGAAGGCATGGACATGCGCATCGGCCTGGAACTTCCGAAGGCGGACATCACGCTGAAGGACGGCACCTGGCTGGTGCTGACGGCGGAAAACGGCATCTATGCACGGCGCGCCAAGACGCTGGATCTAGCGGGCTCGGTCAATCTGTTTCACGATTCCGGTTACGAATTTCGCACGGAAAAGGCGACCCTCGATCTGGCAGAGGGGCTGGCCCGGGGAGATGATCCGGTCAAAGGTCAGGGGCCCTTCGGCACCTTGCAGGCGGAGGGCTTCCGGCTGCTGAACAAGGGCCGTACGATCCTGTTCACGGGCAAGTCCAAGATGGTGCTGAAGCCCGGCGCCAAGGGGGTGAAATGACGGGCGCGCGCATGCTTGCCGCCGTCGTGGCCACCTGGATGCTGGCCGGCCTGTCGGGTGCCGCCGTTGCCCAGTCCCTCAACCTGGGGGCCGGGGATGAGACGCCGATCGAGATTTTCGCCGACAACGGCATCGAATGGCAGCAGGACAATCTGGTGTTCCTGGCCAAGGGCAACGCCAAGGCCGTGCGCGGCGATATCACCGTGCTGGCCGATCAGTTGACGGCGTTTTATACGGAGCGCCCCGGCGGCAACACGGAGATCTACCGCCTGGACGCCGACGGCGCGGTCAGGATCAAGTCGCCGAGCCAGACGGCGAGCGGCGAAAAGGCCGTCTACGACGTGGGGCGCGAGATTCTGGTCCTGTCCGGCGGCACGCCCAAGATGGAGACCTCCGACGCCGTGATCACGGCGCGCCAGCAGCTTGAATATTGGGAGCAGCGCCAGATGGCGGTCGCCCGCGGCAAGGCCGAGGCGGTCAAGGACAAGCGCCGGGTGCGCGCCGACGTGCTTGCCGCCTTCTTCCGCAAGACCAAGGAAGGCGAAAGCAAGGTCTACCGGGTTGATGCCTATGACAACGTGTCCGTGCTGACCGAACGCGATCGCGCCTACGGTGACCGCGGGGTCTATAACGTGGAAACGGGTATCGTGACCTTGACGGGATCGGTTAGGATCGAACGCGGCAAGAACGAATTGAATGGCTGCAAGGCCGAGGTCAACCTGAACACCGGCATCAGCCGACTGTTCAGCTGTCCCGGCGGTCGGACCAAAGGCACCCTGTTGCCCGGTTCCGGCGATAGAACGGGAAAATAAGAACAGCATGAGCGAACTCGACAACCGCCCCGAACGTTCCGCCGCCAAGCCGCGCCTGATCGCGGACAACCAGGGTCTGATCGCAAATAACCTGGGCAAAAGTTTCAAGAAGCGGCCCGTGGTGCGCGGCGTCAGCGTCAGCATCCAACGCGGCGAGGTGGTCGGCCTGCTCGGCCCCAACGGCGCCGGCAAGACGACCTGCTTCTACATGATCACCGGCCTGGTGCAGCCCGATTACGGCACCATCGTTTTGGACGGACAGAATATCTCGGCCCTGCCCATGTACCGGCGCGCGCGCCTGGGCATCGGCTATTTGCCGCAGGAAGCATCGATCTTTCGCGGCCTTACCGTGGAGCAGAACATCCGTGCCGCGCTTGAGGTGGTCGAATCCAACCGCGACCGCCGGGAGGCGATCCTGGATGCCCTGTTGGCCGAATTTTCTATCACCCATCTACGGCGCACACCGGCCATCGCCCTGTCCGGTGGTGAGCGGCGGCGCGTCGAAATCGCCCGCGCGCTGGCGTCGAACCCGCATTTCGTGCTGCTGGACGAACCTTTCGCCGGCATCGATCCGATCGCCGTCGGCGACATCCGCGACCTTGTCGCCCATCTGAAGGACCGCGGCATCGGGGTGCTGATCACCGACCATAACGTGCGCGAGACACTCGACGTCATCGACCGCGCCTATATCATTCATGACGGCAGGATGCTCATGGAGGGCCGGCCGTCGGACATCGTCGGCAACGAGGACGTGCGCCGTGTCTATCTGGGCGACCGATTCAGCCTTTAACATGAACCCGCCGGCTCGCCTGCGGATGCGCGCGACGGTCGGGGAGGCCGCGCCATGGCGTTGACGCCGCGCCTCGATCAACGCCAGAGCCAATCTCTGGTGATGACGCCGCAATTGCAGCAGGCGATCAAACTTCTGCAACTGTCCAACATCGAACTTGCTGAGTTCGTCGAGCAGGAGCTTGAGCAGAATCCGATGCTGGAGCGGGACGATGCCGAGGACCGCACCACAGAGGTCGAAGCGGCGGACGGCGGCGACGGGGCCCAGGCCGCCGATGCGGGAACGGACGGTGCCGTGCCCGGTGATGGGCCGGACGACGGGGGCCCCGCCGATGACGGCTCCGATGACGGCCCCGATGACGGAATGTCCATGGATTTCGGCGATGACGGCGACGGCGGTCCGGCCGACGGTGACATGGATGTGGCGCTCGACGATCTGTACACCCAGGACGGCCAGCCGGATGCGGTGCAGGCGGCCCCCGACGCCGGGTACGAGCCGACCCTGCCGACCTCCGCCGCCGGCGGCTATGACGACGACCTGCCGGGTCTGGACCAGACCCTGTCGTCCGACGTCACGCTGCGCGATCATCTGATGGAACAACTCGGCATGGACGTCAGCGATGTGGTCGATCGCATGATCGGCGCCTACCTGATCGACAGTCTGGATGAGACCGGATATCTGACCATCGACCTCATGGCCGTTGCCGAGGCGCTGGATTGCGCGCCCGAGCGGGTCGAGGCCGTGCTCAAACACCTGCAGCAATTCGACCCGCCCGGCATCTTCGCGCGCGACCTGAAGGAATGCCTGGCGCTGCAGTTGGCCGACCGCGACCGTCTGGACCCAGCCATGGCGGCCTTCGTCGACAATCTGGATTTGGTCGCCCGCCGCGAATTCAAGACGTTGGCCAAAGTCTGCGGCGTCGACGCGGAAGACATCGCCGACATGCTGGCGGAGCTTAAGTCGCTCGACCCCAAACCGGCGCTGTCGTTCGGCGGCGAGCTTGCCCAGCCGGTGATCCCCGATGTGCTGATGCGCGCCCGGCCGTCCGGCGGTTGGCACATCGAACTCAACCCCGATACCTTGCCGCGGGTCCTGGTCAACAACCAGTACTACGCCGAGATCAGCACCAAGAAGGCATCCAAGGTCGACCGCCAGTACATCACCGAACAGTATCAGTCGGCGAACTGGCTGGTGAAATCGCTGCACCAGCGGGCGACGACGATCCTCAAGGTGGCCAAGGAAATCGTGCGTCAGCAGGACGCCTTCTTCCTGAAGGGGGTGCAGCATCTGCGGCCGCTGGTCCTGCGCGACATCGCCGATATCATCGACATGCACGAAAGCACGGTCAGCCGGGTCACCGCGAACAAGTACATCGCGTCGCCGCGGGGCATTTTCGAATTGAAGTATTTCTTTACCTCGTCGATTTCACGGTCCGACGGTGGCGAGGCGTTTTCCGCCGAGGCCATCAAGGCGCGGATTCGCGCCATGATCGACGGTGAGCCCCCGGCCCAGGTTCTGTCCGATGACAAACTGGTCGAAATTTTGCGTGCCGACGGCGTCGATATCGCCCGGCGCACGGTGGCCAAATACCGCGAGGCCTTGGGCATTCCGTCGTCCGTGCAGCGCCGCCGCCAGAAAAGCCTCAGTAATTAACGCCGGGTCAATTCGCCCGGGCTTCCGGTCTCGGGCGATCTTGAGAAATTCAACATCTTAATAATTATTAACGACACTGGGCGATTTGCCCCTCCTGACCGAATGGGATGGTTGACAGCGGCGGGTGTCGGAACTAATTTCCGGGCCTTCGTCGAGGCGGACCGATGTCCATGACTGACCGGTCCCGTCAATGTCCTTTCGGCCACTTTGGGTGGCCGTACGCGAGCCCGAGAAAGGGCCCGTCCGGCAAGGCGCCTAAACGTGCATGTTTCGCCGGCCGGAAAGGCACTGATCGCACGGCTTAACCACTGGAAAGAAGAAACGGCTAAGACCGGGACATGAATATCACCATTAAGGGCAAGAACCTGGATGTGGGCGACGCGCTGCGAAGCCACGCCGAAGGCCAGATTGCGGACGCGGTCACCAAGTATTTCGACCGCGCGCTTGAGGCAAATGTCGTGCTGTCCAAATCGGGGCACACGTTTAATGCCGAAATTTCGGTGCATCCCATGGGCGGTGTCGTCGTCCACGGACGGGGCGCCAACGACGATCCCTACGCGGCCTTCGATCAGGCGGCGGAACGTATCGCCAAGCAGCTTCGCCGCTACCACCGGCGTCTGACCAGCCATCACGAGAACAAGGCCGCCCAGGAAAGCTTCCGGGCGCAGCATTTCGTGGTGCAGGCGGAACCGGAACACGAAGAACTGCCCGAAGAGGGGCAGCCGACAATCATTGCCGAATTGCCCACGGAAATTCCGACCCTGTCGGTCAGTGCCGCGGTTATGCGCATGGATCTGGCGGACGTTCGGGTGCAGATGTTCCGTGACAGCAAGTCGGGACGCCTGAACGTCGTCTACCGGCGCGATGACGGCAACATCGGCTGGATCGATCCGGTCGACGGCCGCTCCGCCGACGCGTAAGGGTGCTTTGGGCGCCCCCGGAAGGCGTCCGCGAAAGGCAAAGGACTGGTTATGGAAATCCGCGACCTCCTCACCTCCGACAGCGTGATCGCCAATTTGCGTGTGACCAGCAAGAAGCAGGCGCTGCAGGAATTGGCGGGTGCTGTTTCGCGCGTCACCGATTTGGACGAACGCGCGGTGTTCGACGTTCTGATGGAACGGGAAAAACTGGGCACCACCGGCGTGGGCAACGGTATCGCCATTCCCCACGGCAAGCTGCCCGGCCTGGACAAGCTCTACGGCATGTTCGCGCGCATGGAAAAGCCCATTGATTTCCAGGCCATCGACGAACAGCCGGTCGACCTGATTTTCCTGCTGCTGGCGCCGGAATCGGCGGGGGCGGACCATCTCAAGGCCCTGGCCCGGGTGTCCCGGCTGCTGCGCGACCGCGCGACCTGCGACAAGCTGCGCGGCACGGACAACGCGGAAGCGCTCTACGCCATCCTCAGCAACTCCGCCGACGTTCAGGCGGCCTGAGCCGCCTAAGATCATCCTGATTTAAACGAAAATCGACCGGGACGGCAAAGCCGCCCGGGATATGCGCCGTTCAGGTGGCTTGCTTATTCATGAATCTCGACGGCAGGCGCGGGGCCTTTGGGGCCCCGTCCGCATTTCCGCCGTCAATCGCGGCTAGTGAAGCGTGGCGACCGCGAAGTCGTTCTTGAACGCCGTCGCTTCGGCCAACTCGAAGCTTTCCGCCCAGCCCAGTTCCTCGCCCGACGCCGAATAGACGCCGAAGGCCTTGCTGCCTTCGGCCGCGACCGGTTTCACGAAGACGATCTTGTCCGATCCCAGGGCGAGAAAATCCGTTCCCGACATGCGGCGCAGCGCCATGGCCTTGAAATTGCCGACAGGCTTGCTGTTCGAGTGAGTGTTGTCCGACATCAGTCGTTCTCCCGACTGGCGGTTCCCGTTTCCCCCGCATTCTCCGGGGCCCGTGATGGGCCTGACTGAAGCCCGTTTCTCGGGCCCGAGGGAAACCGCATCCATTCCCTATTCTCGGCAAAAACGGTTAACCGATCCTTTAACCGACGGACAAAAACGGGCCTGTCGGCGGGAATAACGGATACCGGACTTAGTGGACGGAAAACGGCTCCAGGTCGTTCTGGCGCACGGTCGCCTGGGCGACGGCGAGGGATTCCGCATAGCCGAGCGGCTGTCCGAAGGCGGAAAAGATGCCGTAGACGGGTTTGCCGTCGACCTCGATGGCCTTGACGAAGGCCGTGGTCTCGGCGCCCAGGGCCAGGAAATCCTCGGCAGACAGGCTGCCGGGGGCCGGCGGGACATGGTTGTCGGGGGCATTGGTGTTCATGGCTTGAAACTCCTTCTGGTGCCGCGCCCCGTTTTCCGGGCACGCGGTTTTAGGATTTCTTCATGCGCCGCCTGAGAATCTCGGCGGCATCCGGGCGGCGGGGGCGGATGCCGGGACGT includes:
- the raiA gene encoding ribosome-associated translation inhibitor RaiA, with the translated sequence MNITIKGKNLDVGDALRSHAEGQIADAVTKYFDRALEANVVLSKSGHTFNAEISVHPMGGVVVHGRGANDDPYAAFDQAAERIAKQLRRYHRRLTSHHENKAAQESFRAQHFVVQAEPEHEELPEEGQPTIIAELPTEIPTLSVSAAVMRMDLADVRVQMFRDSKSGRLNVVYRRDDGNIGWIDPVDGRSADA
- the rpoN gene encoding RNA polymerase factor sigma-54, whose protein sequence is MALTPRLDQRQSQSLVMTPQLQQAIKLLQLSNIELAEFVEQELEQNPMLERDDAEDRTTEVEAADGGDGAQAADAGTDGAVPGDGPDDGGPADDGSDDGPDDGMSMDFGDDGDGGPADGDMDVALDDLYTQDGQPDAVQAAPDAGYEPTLPTSAAGGYDDDLPGLDQTLSSDVTLRDHLMEQLGMDVSDVVDRMIGAYLIDSLDETGYLTIDLMAVAEALDCAPERVEAVLKHLQQFDPPGIFARDLKECLALQLADRDRLDPAMAAFVDNLDLVARREFKTLAKVCGVDAEDIADMLAELKSLDPKPALSFGGELAQPVIPDVLMRARPSGGWHIELNPDTLPRVLVNNQYYAEISTKKASKVDRQYITEQYQSANWLVKSLHQRATTILKVAKEIVRQQDAFFLKGVQHLRPLVLRDIADIIDMHESTVSRVTANKYIASPRGIFELKYFFTSSISRSDGGEAFSAEAIKARIRAMIDGEPPAQVLSDDKLVEILRADGVDIARRTVAKYREALGIPSSVQRRRQKSLSN
- the lptC gene encoding LPS export ABC transporter periplasmic protein LptC, with amino-acid sequence MTTMAMDSYSGFVQVAKVMLPVAAVGLIALVILWPHLRTEDLRFRIGFAAITSNVDGDPNLLNPRYVGTDNDNQPYAVTADIAKKLDGEGMDMRIGLELPKADITLKDGTWLVLTAENGIYARRAKTLDLAGSVNLFHDSGYEFRTEKATLDLAEGLARGDDPVKGQGPFGTLQAEGFRLLNKGRTILFTGKSKMVLKPGAKGVK
- a CDS encoding ribonuclease D produces the protein MDAPSQSGTPVIHLHQGDLPDGVTFTGSVAVDSETQGLDLSRDRLCVVQLSGGDGVCHLVQIAAGQQAAPNLKALMEDVSVIKIFHYARFDIAALKRWLAIDCTPVYCTKIASKLVRTYTDGHGLKDVVRELVGVDLDKQQQSSDWARATLSPAQQGYAANDVLYLHRVKAELDTMIAREGRQHLLQACLDFLPTRVDLDLAGWGAVDIFHH
- the ptsN gene encoding PTS IIA-like nitrogen regulatory protein PtsN, whose product is MEIRDLLTSDSVIANLRVTSKKQALQELAGAVSRVTDLDERAVFDVLMEREKLGTTGVGNGIAIPHGKLPGLDKLYGMFARMEKPIDFQAIDEQPVDLIFLLLAPESAGADHLKALARVSRLLRDRATCDKLRGTDNAEALYAILSNSADVQAA
- a CDS encoding KpsF/GutQ family sugar-phosphate isomerase, which encodes MSADQANTHATAVIGADPAGADDLAVARRVLAIESDGLKALSASLGDVFVRAVAIMAAAQGRIVVTGMGKSGHVGRKIAATLASTGTPAMFVHPAEASHGDLGMITSADVIFALSNSGETAELADLIAYAKRFAIPLVAVTGKAQSSLADNADAALIYPDPPEACPMGLAPTTSTTVMMGLGDAIAMALLERKGFSSGDFHALHPGGKLGRRLMKVSDIMHQGDELPLVAPEVPMTEALLVMTAKRFGCLGVVDAGGRLMGVITDGDLRRHMADNVLARSAGDTMTAGGARIEPDRLASEALGIMNARAITNLFVVENDRPVGILHIHDCLRAGIA
- the lptB gene encoding LPS export ABC transporter ATP-binding protein, producing the protein MSELDNRPERSAAKPRLIADNQGLIANNLGKSFKKRPVVRGVSVSIQRGEVVGLLGPNGAGKTTCFYMITGLVQPDYGTIVLDGQNISALPMYRRARLGIGYLPQEASIFRGLTVEQNIRAALEVVESNRDRREAILDALLAEFSITHLRRTPAIALSGGERRRVEIARALASNPHFVLLDEPFAGIDPIAVGDIRDLVAHLKDRGIGVLITDHNVRETLDVIDRAYIIHDGRMLMEGRPSDIVGNEDVRRVYLGDRFSL